GCACCGGGAATCACCAGAATCTTCGTGTTCCAAAAGCGCCCGAGAGCCGTCAAGCACCAATACCGCAGCGCTTGCGCAGCCAGGATCAAAACCAGAATCACCGGCCAGTAAAGATGCAACTGCGGCCCGCGCAGGAATCCCTCCGCGGCCAGCCCCAGCAGAAAGGCGGTATGCAGGGCAACAATATAACGATAATGGCCGGCGCCGAATTCCAGTGCTCCCTGCCGGCGCAGCCACTGCTCGTTGCGTTTGGCCTGCCGCAGCTCAAGCAGCCGCTGTGCGACCAGCAGAATCAGCGCCGCTAGCAAAATGGCCTGCGGCCCGCTCATTGGCACTGGCCCAGGATCATTTCGGAGGAGAAGCCCGGCCCGAGCGTGGTCGCCAGAATGTGACTTCCACTTTTGTAATCGGCTGATTTCAAGTACTCGTGCCAGACGAAAAGCACGGTCGCGCTCGACATGTTGCCATAGTCGCGCAAGATTTGCCACATGTACTTCGTCTTGTGGGGCGGAATATCGAGTGCTTCGGTGTAAGCAGCGATCACTTTGGCGCCGCCGGGATGCGAAAGGAAATCCGAAATGTCATCCAGCGTCATGCCTTGCGCCGCAAGAAATTGCTGAATGGCGGGCCGGGCCGATTCCCGCACGATGGTGGGAATATCCTTGGAGAACAGCACCTTCAGGCCGTGGTCATTCATTTCCCAACCCATCACTTCCAGCGAATCGCGCCAAGTAATGGCGTCGGAGGCCAAGATTCTGACGCAGCGCGGATTGTCCAGCGGGCAGGCATCACCAACCAGAAGCGCGGCAGCCGCGCCGTCGCCGAACAGCGAGGTCGCCACAAAGTTGCTTTTCGAAAAATCCCGGCGGATGAAAGTCAAGCTGCACAATTCCAGCGCGATGACCACCGCGCGTTTGTCCGGATAGGCTCTCAGCCAGTCAGCCGCGCGGGACAAACCCGCCACGCCGCCGGCGCAGCCCAGGCCCCAGAGTGGAGAACGCCGGACCGACGGCCGCAAAGACAGGGTATTCACAAGATGGGCATCAATACTCGGAGTGGCAATGCCGGTGGTGGAAACGAAGAAGAGATGATCAATCTCCTGCGGCGTGAGCTGATGCTGCGCACACAGCCGGCGCACGGCTGCGCTCGCCAGCGCCACCGCTTGCTCGGTGTACAAACGATTCTTCTCACTGAAGGAATGCTCCTGGCCATACCATTCCGCCGGCATGCAGAAATGCCGCTGGTCGATTTCGGCGTGTTTGAAGATGGGCAGCAGGCGGGCAACGTTGATCGCAGATCCGCCGAAAAGCTGCCGGGCAAAATCGCCGGCAACTTCCTGGCGGTAGACAAATGGCGGCACAATGGTCTCGATACCAACAAGCGCTGGCAATTCGCCGTCACTCCCGATGGTTGCAGGAACTGAACAGACCCCTGCCTGAAACAAGGCAGGAGTTGGCATGGGAAAAGCGGCGGGAATATCTCCACTAAACCAGCCAAATGCAAGGCTTTTTTCCGCAGCGGCGGCAATAGCCTCCGGTCACCGCCGGCAGAAAATGATGCAGGCAATGCCGGGCTGTCGCGTCTAATGCGCCGCGCGATGAATGCCTCATTCGCTTTCCGGCATGGTGATTTTCGTGTGGCCTCTTTTGCCGGTATTTCGGTATATTGCCGAAATTTCAGCATGTCTGATCACCCAGCAGTGACTTGAGAGGTCTCAATGCAATGCCAAGTGATTCACGAGATTCCCTCGCTTGACACCAGAGGCATTCTATGATTATTCGCAATCGCGCAGTCGCCGGTGTAGCATTCATTGTTGCCGGCATCGCGACTGCTGTCATCTATGCCGTGCTCGGCGGATGGTACATGCCGGATGCCCTCAGTCAGGCGCAATCCCGGGTTCCCTGGTTTCTGGCGCTCTCGGCTGTGCAGTTTTTGCTGTTGCTGGCGGCCGCTTGGGCGTTGCGCTGCCACGTCCGCGATAGCGCTCTTTCCAGCAGAATGAAAGGGCTGATCCTGGGATTTGCCGTGGTATTCCGGCTTTGCCTGCTGCTGCAAACCCCGTGGCTCTCCAACGACATTTATCGCTATGTTTGGGATGGCCGGCTGGTAACGCACGGCGTGAATCCCTACACCCTGCCGCCTGCCGCAGCCGAGCTGGCAAGCTTGCGCGATGATTCGGTGTACGGCCGGATGAGCCATACGGAGGTTCACACCGTTTATCCGCCGTTGCTGCAATATCTCTTCGCGGCCGGTGTGGCGCTGGCTGAGGCATTTGATGTCGACCCGGTGATTTGTCTCAAGGCCGTGCTGCTTTTGTTTGATCTCCTGCTGGCCGGCATGCTGCTGCATCTACTGCCGGGTTTTGGCTTGGCAGGCGGCGCGGCTTTGCTCTATGCCTGGCACCCTATGCCGATTATCGAAATCGCCGGCAGCGGCCACAGCGACGTCGTGGGCGTGCTTTGCCTGCTGATTGCGATCCATGCGACGCGGCGAAACCATCATGCCTCGGCCGCACTCTTTCTGGCCCTGGCATTTCTGGTGAAATTTCTCGCGCTGTTGCTGCTGCCGTTCTGGGTGGTCGCGGCTTGGCGTACCGCCGGACGGCGCGCCGCGGCCCTGAGCCTGGCTGTCTTTGCAGTAACAATTTTGCTGAGCTATGCGCCGTTTGTGCAGGCCGGCTCACAGCTTTTGGCAGGATTGCTGGTTTACTCCGCGAAGTGGCGATTCAATGACAGCGTCTTTGCGATGCTCTTCAACACCGTGCACACGCTGTTGCCGGACCGCCTGGTCACACTGCTGATGGTGCCGGCGCATTGGGAGGCCACCGAAGCGGTTCTGCGGACGCGGCGCATCGACCTGGCTTTGCATCTCGCCAAAGCAGGCGTGGCTGTTCTCTTTCTGCTGTTCTATGCGCAGATTGGGCGGCGCTTCTGGCTGGCACAAAAAGGCGAGGGGGCAGGCCTCCTGCCGCAGATTGCCCTGGCGGTCTTGGCATCGTTCTTACTGCTTTCGCCGACTTTGCAGCCGTGGTATTTGCTCTGGCTGTTGCCGCTGCTTTGCCTGAGCCAGAGGGGGCCAGATGGCGATGCGCAACAAACTTCGCGGCCGGCCTTGTTTCCCGCGCTGATTTCCAAGCCGGGACTCAACGGCTTGTGGCTGTTGACGGCCACCGTCTTTCTGTCCTATTGGATTCTGCACGACTATCAAAGCAGCGGTGTGTGGCAGGAAGCTGCATGGTGGAAGTGGCTGGAATTCAGTCCGCCATTTGTGTTGCTGCTTTGGGGAATTGCGGCACAGAGGGCAGGCAGGGACGAAATGAAAATGCCCCCGGATGATTCCAGAGGCATTTGATTGTCAGGCTTGTGTGGAAGGACGCATCAACCCAGATACTTGCGCAAGGGTTCCAGGCGGGAGCGATGCCGCAGCCGGCGCAGGGCTTTTTCTTTGATCTGGCGCACACGTTCGCGCGTCAGCTTGAAGTGTTCGCCGATTTCTTCCAGGGTCAATGGCCGGTCGCCATCCAAACCGAAGTAGAGCCGGATGATCTCGGCTTCGCGCGGCTTGAGCGTCGACAAGACCTTGTCGATTTCCACCTGCAGCGATTCCTGCATCAACCCGTCATCCGGCGGGGCATAGCGATCGCTCTCGATGACATCGAGCAGGCTGTTGCCTTCTTCTTCCTTGAACGGCTCATCGAGCGAAAGATGGCGCGCCGAGGTCTTCAGCACGTCCGCCACTTCATAAGCGGTCAACTCCATCTTGTCGGCGATTTCTTCCATGCTGGGCTCGCGGCCAAAGCGCTTCTCAAGCTCTTCCAGCGCGCGGCCGACTTTGTTGATGGCGCCGACGCGGTTGAGCGGCAGACGCACAACCCGGCTTTGCTCGGCGAGTGCCTGCAGGATCGACTGGCGAATCCACCACACCGCATAGGAAATGAATTTGAAGCCCCGGGTCTCATCGAAGCGCTGCGCTGCTTTGATCAAGCCCAGGTTGCCCTCGCTGATCAGATCCTGCAAGGGCAATCCCTGGCCCTGATATTCTTTGGCAACGCTGATGACGAAGCGGAGGTTGGCTTTCACCAATTTGTCCAGGGCTTTGCCATTGCTTTTGCGGATCTGTCGGGCCAGTTCCACTTCCTCTTCGGGGGCCAGTGGGGAATATCCACCAATCTCTTCGAGATATTTCTCAATCGACTGTTTGGTCCGGCTTTCGGTTACTTTGCGTTTCTTGGCCATGTGTTCATCCGATTCTGATCATGCCTCCATGATCAAACAAATAGTGTGCCTAAACTTATGAGACTGCTAGTACAAACTCGTGCGTTCATGT
This genomic window from bacterium contains:
- a CDS encoding isoprenylcysteine carboxyl methyltransferase, with the translated sequence MSGPQAILLAALILLVAQRLLELRQAKRNEQWLRRQGALEFGAGHYRYIVALHTAFLLGLAAEGFLRGPQLHLYWPVILVLILAAQALRYWCLTALGRFWNTKILVIPGAPLIKRGPYRWCKHPNYGVVIAEIFLIPLLFQAWWTLIAVSLINLALLRVRITAENEALACALHGSENEAGAFVREG
- a CDS encoding type III polyketide synthase, which produces MPALVGIETIVPPFVYRQEVAGDFARQLFGGSAINVARLLPIFKHAEIDQRHFCMPAEWYGQEHSFSEKNRLYTEQAVALASAAVRRLCAQHQLTPQEIDHLFFVSTTGIATPSIDAHLVNTLSLRPSVRRSPLWGLGCAGGVAGLSRAADWLRAYPDKRAVVIALELCSLTFIRRDFSKSNFVATSLFGDGAAAALLVGDACPLDNPRCVRILASDAITWRDSLEVMGWEMNDHGLKVLFSKDIPTIVRESARPAIQQFLAAQGMTLDDISDFLSHPGGAKVIAAYTEALDIPPHKTKYMWQILRDYGNMSSATVLFVWHEYLKSADYKSGSHILATTLGPGFSSEMILGQCQ
- a CDS encoding RNA polymerase sigma factor RpoD/SigA, with product MAKKRKVTESRTKQSIEKYLEEIGGYSPLAPEEEVELARQIRKSNGKALDKLVKANLRFVISVAKEYQGQGLPLQDLISEGNLGLIKAAQRFDETRGFKFISYAVWWIRQSILQALAEQSRVVRLPLNRVGAINKVGRALEELEKRFGREPSMEEIADKMELTAYEVADVLKTSARHLSLDEPFKEEEGNSLLDVIESDRYAPPDDGLMQESLQVEIDKVLSTLKPREAEIIRLYFGLDGDRPLTLEEIGEHFKLTRERVRQIKEKALRRLRHRSRLEPLRKYLG